TTTGTAAGAGTAAGCTTGGCTTGAATCGATCGATGATTCGTATAGGCGGAAAGACAATAGATCATTCGTTCATATTTGATGCCGTAGATCACCACCAATATGGTAGAGTGAAAAATGATAATATGGGAAAAGGAAAGATCTCTCGACAAAAAAGGGATATCCACACCTTCATTTGATTAGAATGTATTTCGGAAAGCAGAATACGAAAGCAGAAATTTGAAAGCTTATTACGGAAAATGCAGGACTACATATGACCACGGAAAACGTTCATAATCAACAGCGTCCTGATCGTGGGTGGTTAGACAAATATGAAAAAAAAGAAGCTAGAGATGATTTTACAGAATCTCCCGCCCCTTGCACATCCAAAACCACATCTGGAGCAGTATACAACACCAGCTCCCATTGCTGCAGAAATTCTTTATCTGGCGTATGCCAAAGGGGACATACAGGACAAGATTGTCGTCGACTTGGGATGTGGAAATGGAATATTTACAATTGGAGCTTCTTTATTGGGATCAAGAATGGCTATAGGCGTTGATGCAGATCCCATGGCAATCAGAGTGGCGAAGGTAAATGCAGAGCGAGTCAAATGCGATGCTGAGTTCATACTTGCAATCTTGCCTTTCTTTCACGTGCGAGCAGATACTGTAATTCAGAATCCGCCATTCGGCGCCCAGAAGAAAGGCGCTGACCGACCCTTCCTGGCCACAGCCATGAATATTGC
The nucleotide sequence above comes from Methanomassiliicoccales archaeon. Encoded proteins:
- a CDS encoding METTL5 family protein: MKKKKLEMILQNLPPLAHPKPHLEQYTTPAPIAAEILYLAYAKGDIQDKIVVDLGCGNGIFTIGASLLGSRMAIGVDADPMAIRVAKVNAERVKCDAEFILAILPFFHVRADTVIQNPPFGAQKKGADRPFLATAMNIADVVYSMHLYETADFVTTFVRERGWKITFQKVYKFEIPWMFSFHKKEKKEFKVLLMRIAK